TTCCCAGCAGCGCAGACCACATCGGCGCTGGAAGGCGGTACATCAGTGCCACTACCACGCGCGATGTTTGCAGATCGATCATCTCGTTGAGCGACTCCACGAAGAGCGCGGCGATATCGGGGTTCTTGATATCCGCGAGCGAAAGCGCCTGTGCGAAGGCCCACATTCGCTCTTGCAGTTCCTCCGAACGTTTGATTCCTTGCATGGCGGTCGCGGGATTTCTTATCATGTCAACCCTGATATCGACGTAGTTCTTCAGCAGCCTGCGAACCTCCGCGCGGTGCGGCTCGGGAAGGAAATCCGTTCGAAGAAATGTTGTACCGATCGCGTTCACCTCGTCCAGCAACAACTGTTTCCGGCTGTCAAACCGGGCTGCCGTCAGCCCGACTGTGAAGGCTAACAAGAACGCGAGCAGAGCCAGGACCGCGGCGACCACCGTGTCGACCGCCTCCTCTCTCTCCTCTCCAAAGCGTTTTCTCCAGAAACGGCCAAACCAGATGCCGGCGACAATCGAGAACAGCACAATGGCTATCGTGCCGGCATAAATCAACAAGAGCGGCAGCGTATCGATCAGTCGACTGATAATCATTGCTCTCTTTCCGTTACTAGGTTTGTGAGAAGACCAAAATGCCTTTTCGGGCAAAATTTCCTCTTTCGGCGATGACTCCTCTATTTTGTCAGCGACCGCACTTCCTCGCTGGTGACAATGACCGGCGGCGAGTCTTCAAGGTCCGCCCCCCGCACGCGCCAATACAGGCGACCCGGAGGGATCATGTTCCAGATCGTGGGCGGCATTGTCCAGCAGCTTTCCCGGATGATCTGATGCAGATGCTCGTACGTCGAGTAGATGGGGCCGAGAGGGGACAACGCGACATCTACGGAGAATCCATTGTTGCAGCCGCCGGTGGCCGACCAACAGAACGTCGGGGGCGACGTGGCGATGGCGCCATTGGCAGGAGATTGCAGATCAATTTCGGTCAGGGCGAGGGGAATATACTCGTCCGCGCCCATATCGAATCCCTCCTCTTGCGGTCGGTTGTCTCCGTCCATGTCAATGTAAACTCCTGCTTCACTACACGCATCAACGCAGGGGGAGAGACAAGCAAGATGATGATCCTCCGACAGAAGCGGTTCCTCAGCGATATTGCCGCCGCCCCAATCCAGCGAACATCCCGGCCCTACGCTTATGCCGGCTGCCCCGTTTTCGATGTCGCTGCAATAAACTGCAAGAGCGGAATTATTTACCAGATTGATGCCGGACGAGTTGTCCCAGAAAATGGAGTTTGTAATTGTGGCCGGCGTTTGTTCCAGGGCAAGCGTTCCGCCTGCGCCAGATGAATTTGCTGCAATGGTGCTATGCGTGATGATCAGCTCACCCGCCTCCAGGATCGACAACGCGCCGGCCTGCCTGAGCGCTGTATTTCCACTGATCACAACATTGGTCAGATCGGGTGGTAATCCGCCTTCGATATAGAGGCCCCCGCCGTTATCATGGGAGAAGTTGCCGCTTATCGTGCAGTCGTTTAGTGAAATACCGGAATGATAAGAGAAAATGCCGCCGCCCATACCGGTGGCCGAGTTATCTGCGACCGTCGAATTCCGAATATTCAGGCTGGCTAACCACGTCGCTATCCCCCCGCCGCCGGAGGGACTGGAGTTTCCGGTTATGGAACAATTATCGATCCATGCGCCGCACAGTTCCAATTCTATGCCGCTATCCTGATTTCCAGCGACGACGCAATTTTCGAGATTGAAAGCGACTTCACTTAAAACACGAATTCCGAGGCCGGAGTGGCCGGTAATGATACAGTTGGAGATGCTGATTGCACCATCTCTGCCGCAGAAAATTCCGGTGCCGGCGCTGTTGGTGATCGTAAAGCCATCCAGCCTTTCGTCATAGTAAGTCAGGTCCCACCTGTTGAACGAGAATCCGGCACCGTCGACCACGCAGTTTGCGGGTCCATTCTCGGACCGAATGACGAGCGGTTTATCGATCACTGTCCCTCCCGAGGTATACGTTCCGTCTCGCACCACGATCTCATCTTGGTACCAGGCGTTGTCGATGGCCGTTTGGATTTGACAGTAGGGCTCGGCGCTCGTTCCCGAGCCCGGGCAGGCGACGTCGTCATCGACATAGATCTCCATCACCTCACGAAGAATGCAGGCCTCGTTTGAGGCCGGAGATTCGCCGCTGCTGTTGTATGCGGTGATGAAGTAGCAGTACTCCGTTCCGGCAGAAAGGAATTTGTTGTCGTCGTGTGTGGTGGTGTTCGCAGGCAGGTCCTTTATGCGCGTACCGTTTCGATAGACGCAGAAGCCATCCTCATCTGTCGAATTGTCCGTCCATGACAGATGGACGATGCCGTTCACGTCGGGTTGCGCCTGCAGGTCGCTTGGCGCGGCTGGCGCAGCCAGCGCTTCCTTCGCGGGCGCCTGTGAACAGATAACAGAAAATACGGCCAAAAATACAAGAACTGTGGAGCGAATGAGATACATTTTCTGGCCCTCCTAAGTTTTGAATGCGGCCCCTGTGCATCTCGGCCAAACCGTATGTGGATGTTCCCGCGCATCTAAGGTGGTTACCTTATTTATGTCACCACCGTTCCCGCGCTGTCTATGAAAATTCTTTAACAAAAGCAAAAACTTTTGTCCTTTTGCATATCGTTCTCTCAAGAAAACGTCTTCTTGGCCCTGATCGGAATTGAAGAAAGAGACAATCTTGTGTCGCACGGTTCAAGTTATTTCGCTCCGCTGAAGATAGACGGAGAACCCGTCGCCTGTTGCTGACCAGCCAGGTGGCCCAATGGCGGGTTCAAGGTTCCAAGTTCAAGGTTTAAAGTCGAGAACTTGTAACCCGAATGCCCATCGAGCTTTTTCGCTGGTCGCGACTGGAGAGGGAGGAAAGGCATGGATGAACATGGAAGGACACGACGTGGACGGAACGGGCTGGAAATGAGGGATGAGGTTTTCCTTAATTGAGCGGGACAAGCCGGCGGCAGTTTTCTCTGTTCCAAGTCTGCCGAAGGGACGGGGGGATCAGGTATCGCTCTGGGAGAATTGGGTTTTAATTGGACTGAAATTGCGATCAAGAAGCAAGATTGCCGGCCAAGCACTTACGATAATGAATGGATTTTGAATC
This Candidatus Abyssobacteria bacterium SURF_5 DNA region includes the following protein-coding sequences:
- a CDS encoding DUF4239 domain-containing protein: MIISRLIDTLPLLLIYAGTIAIVLFSIVAGIWFGRFWRKRFGEEREEAVDTVVAAVLALLAFLLAFTVGLTAARFDSRKQLLLDEVNAIGTTFLRTDFLPEPHRAEVRRLLKNYVDIRVDMIRNPATAMQGIKRSEELQERMWAFAQALSLADIKNPDIAALFVESLNEMIDLQTSRVVVALMYRLPAPMWSALLGITILSMISVGYLFGKSEKVNWALILLLALAFSLVVALIADLDRSGGGKLGVTRINQQAMLDLQERLEARMSKE